A single genomic interval of Oreochromis aureus strain Israel breed Guangdong linkage group 12, ZZ_aureus, whole genome shotgun sequence harbors:
- the setbp1 gene encoding SET-binding protein, translating into MEQRDLVGSARPKEADLQGGRVGPNEGDQEGAGGIGLARSDDVINGAISEGEGLEEQGDGLMEEQEFSIKEASFQEGSLKLKIQTTKRTKKPPKSLENYICPPEIRTTIRPPVGEGKGGRQGRTGSGGGAGRAPKEEERGPPRKRTYERQFRMPEQREGGLLQLLGDNPPLKHQLRSSLHPAHALSHTQQTQHSLNQKFQHTHAPQLQIGTDWIPSAAPSASPAHPADSEAARDLAADSRGSLLDPTQAFSRTATQSPSPQRSLTPDLQLPVVTDASILNLTSLSRGKGLQEVSEQLFGNIKRKYGRKDSQRMLCNPHSADSHWGLPEKGSESPNNSEERQKYRQEETAERFHEEREERRKEERERTIAGRKGDEEDRGMPMLAEEAKGRKRRRRPSFDESFSVEEQSQQRTLDSDATEKQQPGPLEARGAHKIETHKNDSRLVSQADISGERLDKAERADKGDKREKGERVDRAEMGETVTSGADQESNLSANRMKKNPLGRPKISADTLKSREPAHNHISKPSLSVNPRFPCPNPSPSPRSNISPIPSPRPRANISPSPSPRSRADMSPSPSHSTSSTASSRPTKANDRWSYLKSKSHASITSPQRENLGSLATLADPPSAFPITPSSPLYTNTDSLTVHTPIKRKRGRPKKQPLLTVETIHEATSTSPPSPLAQETTAGLNRRRKTHTLNTLVQMASTMTNANSLKLKRGRGQSRPVNKTKLGKMQSILNEILSGSSQNGTLALKSSSSPVTSAMSAMASTIEARLGKQINVSKRGTIYIGKKRGRKPRAETQGSTPPKTTWDKPVLSVSTSSLYECPAVPSSTSSPSSSAPSIRASHSDAAMPSLQPISALPSKPAGRSFLTGGWKLSPPRLLANSPSHLSEGASVKEVTLSPISESHSEETIPSDSGIGTDNNSTSDQTEKGHASRRRYSFDLCGFEAAEAAALEASNRGGRTRCERQVTAVDNFLSQQEKKQKHHRRKRKCLQSRDHLHFLSELDEVVLKLQQLRVSHRRFTCYPQHPYPSIFRLNFHHYYPITYDSYPCDSSSYLRRSADLKAKRRRGRPAKASEPITSKLPFVQGYGYPLAGGNYYAAPYAMPYAPPLSLGYFPPTPPFYLPHHSLGPAPPSPFMRPAVPPPKAFHSSGHSKIQPGAKLCSTSGPLQGPSVRGEGLGSLGSSSAGGLAGVRLHKRKHKHKHKHKDEPLLSPRDRQDLGGLFSGAKTNARLSMLSERRDLASQGPSKLLDKQRSNGRGSSNLGSSLGIFESDQLSSHSRADSQFHSLQTGQPKKSFMGSYSSQSQRSESASDLFSGSQEDECGGRSRRTRLTVFGDQGLMSFQTTRQEPGQMNKCSSPSLTGVPSKRRYKRREVEQIQKDVRRMHSLNFEHVQKILRAKRLQRQAKTGNNVIKRRPGRPRKQPLEEPEPTKTREEDWAEVRGLDMLASRRSDERTLGMPVLERCDNLPGRQSLRPSLTPEPLEFSSHDSISATIETVVHQARSVNPLAKGGKRKGRGLSRDELWAPSSQ; encoded by the exons ACATATGAGCGCCAGTTCAGAATgccagagcagagagagggaggCCTGCTGCAACTACTGGGAGATAATCCTCCTCTCAAACACCAGCTTCGCAGCTCCCTCCATCCTGCACACGCACTCTCCCACACACAGCAAACGCAGCACTCCCTCAATCAGAAATTTCAACACACTCACGCACCCCAGCTCCAAATCGGTACAGACTGGATCCCGTCTGCAGCACCTTCTGCGTCTCCAGCCCATCCTGCGGATTCTGAGGCAGCCAGAGACTTGGCAGCAGATAGCAGAGGCTCGTTGCTAGATCCGACCCAAGCTTTCTCACGAACGGCGACGCAAAGTCCCTCACCTCAGCGGTCTCTGACTCCAGATTTGCAGCTGCCAGTGGTCACAGATGCCAGTATTCTCAACTTGACCTCTCTCAGCAG GGGGAAGGGTCTGCAAGAGGTCAGTGAGCAGCTCTTTGGGAACATTAAGAGGAAGTACGGCAGGAAGGACTCCCAGAGGATGCTCTGTAATCCCCACAGTGCTGATTCACATTGGGGACTGCCAGAGAAAGGATCAGAGAGCCCAAATAATTCAGAGGAGAGGCAGAAGTACAGGCAAGAGGAGACAGCTGAGCGGTTCCatgaagaaagagaggaaaggagaaAAGAGGAACGAGAGCGAACAATTGCTGGGAGGAAAGGAGACGAAGAAGACAGAGGGATGCCCATGCTGGCAGAGGAAGCGAAAGGAAGAAAGAGGCGGAGAAGGCCTTCTTTTGACGAGTCGTTTTCTGTAGAGGAGCAATCTCAGCAGCGGACTCTGGACTCTGATGCAACAGAGAAGCAGCAGCCTGGGCCTTTAGAAGCCAGAGGAGCACATAAGATAGAAACTCACAAAAATGATTCTCGACTCGTGAGTCAAGCTGATATCAGCGGAGAAAGGCTGGataaagcagaaagagcagataaaggtgacaaaagagaaaagggagagagagtggaCAGGGCGGAAATGGGAGAGACAGTTACAAGTGGGGCTGACCAAGAGTCAAATCTGAGCGCAAACAGGATGAAAAAGAACCCCTTGGGTCGTCCTAAGATCAGCGCGGACACCCTTAAATCCAGAGAGCCAGCTCACAATCACATCAGCAAACCCAGTCTCAGTGTGAACCCTAGATTCCCCTGCCCAAACCCCAGCCCCAGCCCCCGGAGTAACATCAGCCCTATCCCCAGCCCCAGACCCAGGGCAAACATCAGCCCCAGTCCAAGCCCCAGATCAAGAGCCGATATGAGTCCGAGCCCTAGTCACAGCACCAGCTCCACGGCCAGTTCCAGACCGACCAAGGCCAACGACAGGTGGTCCTACCTGAAATCAAAAAGCCATGCCAGCATTACATCACCGCAGAGAGAAAACTTGGGTAGCCTCGCAACCTTAGCTGACCCGCCCTCTGCTTTCCCCATTACCCCTTCTAGCCCTCTCTACACCAACACTGACAGCCTGACAGTCCACACTCCCATTAAGAGGAAACGAGGACGCCCCAAGAAACAGCCACTCCTAACTGTGGAGACCATTCACGAGGCCACTTCCACCTCACCTCCAAGCCCATTGGCCCAGGAAACCACTGCAGGGCTAAATCGAAGGaggaagacacacacactgaacactTTAGTGCAAATGGCCTCCACGATGACCAATGCCAACAGTCTCAAACTAAAGCGTGGAAGGGGTCAATCCAGGCCAGTGAATAAGACGAAGCTTGGGAAAATGCAGAGCATCCTGAATGAGATCCTTTCAGGATCAAGTCAAAATGGCACTCTGGCTCTGAAGTCATCTTCTTCCCCTGTTACCTCAGCTATGAGTGCCATGGCATCCACCATTGAAGCTCGACTGGGAAAACAGATAAATGTGAGCAAAAGAGGAACCATCTACATTGGTAAGAAGAGAGGGCGGAAACCTAGAGCAGAAACTCAAGGCTCCACTCCTCCCAAAACCACTTGGGACAAGCCAGTATTGTCTGTCTCCACATCGAGTCTCTACGAATGCCCCGCAGTGCCTTCCTCCACCTCTTCTCCCAGCTCTAGTGCTCCGTCTATAAGAGCCAGTCACTCTGATGCCGCTATGCCCAGTTTGCAGCCCATTTCAGCCTTGCCCTCTAAACCAGCAGGCAGGAGCTTTCTCACTGGGGGATGGAAATTGTCTCCTCCTCGACTTCTGGCTAATTCACCATCCCACCTGTCAGAGGGGGCGTCAGTGAAGGAGGTGACTCTGTCCCCCATCAGCGAGTCCCACAGTGAGGAGACTATTCCCAGTGACAGTGGGATTGGGACGGACAACAACAGTACCTCAGATCAAACCGAGAAGGGTCATGCCTCTCGACGAAG GTACTCATTTGATCTGTGTGGGTTTGAGGCGGCGGAGGCAGCAGCTTTGGAAGCATCCAACAGAGGTGGCAGAACACGCTGCGAGCGCCAAGTAACGGCTGTCGATAACTTTCTGTCGCAGCAGGAGAAGAAGCAAAAGCATCATCGGCGGAAGAGGAAGTGCCTACAGAGTCGGGATCATCTTCACTTTCTCTCTGAACTGGACGAG GTCGTGTTAAAGCTCCAGCAGTTACGAGTGTCTCACAGACGATTCACCTGCTACCCCCAGCATCCCTATCCTTCCATTTTCCGCCTCAACTTCCACCATTACTACCCTATTACCTACGACTCGTACCCCTGTGACTCCAGTTCATACCTCCGCAGGAGTGCTGATCTGAAGGCTAAGAGGAGGCGCGGTCGTCCAGCCAAAGCCAGCGAGCCAATCACATCGAAGCTGCCTTTTGTTCAAGGATATGGTTATCCGCTGGCAGGGGGAAATTACTATGCAGCACCGTATGCGATGCCTTACGCTCCTCCTCTGAGTCTGGGCTACTTTCCCCCTACTCCCCCATTTTATCTGCCCCATCACTCGCTAGGACCGGCGCCCCCATCTCCCTTCATGAGGCCTGCTGTGCCCCCTCCCAAGGCTTTCCACTCCAGCGGACACTCAAAAATCCAGCCTGGTGCCAAGCTTTGCAGCACTAGTGGTCCACTTCAGGGGCCATCTGTAAGGGGAGAGGGTTTGGGATCCCTGGGCAGCAGCAGCGCAGGTGGTCTTGCAGGGGTTCGTCTCCACAAGAGGAAGCACAAGCATAAACATAAGCACAAGGATGAACCTCTTCTTTCACCACGAGACCGGCAGGACCTGGGAGGGCTTTTCAGCGGAGCTAAGACCAATGCACGCCTCAGCATGCTGAGTGAGAGGAGAGACTTGGCCAGTCAGGGTCCTTCAAAGCttctggacaagcagaggagcAATGGCAGAGGCTCTTCAAACCTGGGATCCAGCTTAGGGATTTTTGAGTCTGACCAGCTGTCCTCACACTCTCGTGCTGACAGTCAGTTCCATTCCCTTCAGACTGGGCAGCCTAAAAAGAGCTTCATGGGCAGCTACAGTAGCCAGTCGCAGCGGTCAGAGTCAGCATCTGACCTATTTTCGGGGTCACAAGAGGACGAGTGCGGCGGAAGGAGCAGGAGGACGAGGCTCACTGTGTTTGGAGATCAGGGCTTAATGTCATTCCAAACGACGAGGCAGGAGCCAGGACAGATGAACAAGTGTTCCAGTCCATCCCTCACTG GTGTTCCCAGTAAGCGGAGGTATAAACGTCGCGAAGTGGAACAGATCCAGAAGGACGTAAGGAGGATGCATTCTTTGAACTTTGAGCATGTGCAGAAGATCCTTCGTGCCAAGCGCCTGCAGCGACaagccaaaacaggaaacaatgtCATCAAAAGACGGCCCGGACGACCCAGAAAACAACCTCTGGAGGAACCGGAGCCGACCAAGACGAGGGAGGAAGACTGGGCTGAGGTTCGAGGCTTGGACATGCTGGCTAGCAGGAGAAGTGATGAGAGGACTCTGGGGATGCCTGTTCTGGAGAGGTGCGATAACCTGCCAGGCAGACAGAGCCTCAGGCCGAGCCTGACCCCCGAGCCTCTGGAGTTCTCCAGTCACGATTCCATCTCAGCAACTATTGAGACTGTGGTGCATCAAGCGCGGTCTGTGAATCCGCTGGCCAAAGGGGGGAAACGCAAAGGCAGGGGCCTCAGCAGGGACGAACTGTGGGCTCCATCCAGTCAGTAG